From Bacillus basilensis, a single genomic window includes:
- a CDS encoding DUF485 domain-containing protein has translation MKRDDTSARKLQNEVNYTEVVQSEEFQLLLNTKKKFIIPMSIFFLSFFIALPILTSYSKVLNTPAFGDVTWAWVFAFAQFIMTWALCMIYSKKAESFDEISQKILQDMQKGRG, from the coding sequence ATGAAACGAGATGATACTTCAGCACGTAAGTTACAAAATGAGGTGAATTATACCGAAGTTGTTCAGTCAGAAGAATTTCAATTGCTATTAAATACGAAAAAGAAGTTTATCATTCCGATGAGTATTTTCTTCTTAAGTTTTTTTATTGCGTTACCTATTTTAACATCGTATTCAAAGGTGCTCAATACACCGGCATTTGGTGATGTTACGTGGGCGTGGGTATTTGCGTTTGCGCAATTTATTATGACGTGGGCTTTATGTATGATTTATAGCAAAAAGGCGGAATCCTTTGATGAAATCTCGCAAAAAATTCTACAAGATATGCAAAAAGGGAGGGGCTGA
- a CDS encoding cation acetate symporter: protein MNTTAFALFLIIVLGTLVITYFASKKTKNASEFYTAGGGLTGWQNGLAIAGDYMSAASFLGIAGAIALTGFDGFFYSIGFLVAYLVVLYLVAEPLRNLGKYTLADMIAARFDAKKVRGVAALNTMTISIFYMIAQLVGAGALIKLLLGIEYTTSVLIVGTLMTVYVIFGGMTATSWVQIVKAVLLMAGTFIISVIVFSKFNFSVTEMFAQMKTATPLKDSFLNPGVKYKDGLDTLSLNLGLVLGTAGLPHILVRFFTVRDAKTARQSVVYATWLIGAFYIMTIFLGFGAAAFVGNEAIIKANPAGNMAAPLLAKALGGDFLFAFVSAIAFATILAVVAGLVLTAASAFAHDFYNEILRKGKSTEKEQVSMARYASIGVAVLSIILALFAQTLNVAFLVSLAFAVAASANLPVILFTIYWKRFNTTGAISGMIVGLVSAIVLVALSPNVWNPVAGKAIFVGEAIFPYTTPGIISIPLGFLAAYLGTVLSSKKEDEAKFDEILVKSNTGHGISDASSH from the coding sequence TTGAATACGACTGCGTTTGCACTATTTTTAATTATTGTTCTTGGTACACTCGTCATAACTTATTTTGCATCGAAAAAAACGAAAAATGCGAGTGAGTTTTATACGGCTGGAGGGGGATTAACTGGTTGGCAAAATGGTCTGGCCATTGCGGGAGATTATATGTCTGCTGCATCATTTCTTGGTATAGCTGGAGCGATAGCGTTAACTGGGTTTGATGGATTCTTTTATAGTATCGGCTTTTTAGTTGCTTATTTAGTTGTTCTATACCTTGTCGCAGAACCGCTTAGAAATTTAGGAAAGTACACGTTAGCGGATATGATTGCGGCACGTTTTGATGCGAAAAAAGTTCGTGGAGTTGCAGCGCTTAATACGATGACGATTTCAATTTTTTATATGATTGCACAATTAGTTGGTGCGGGTGCACTTATTAAACTATTATTAGGTATTGAATATACAACATCTGTATTAATCGTCGGCACACTTATGACTGTGTATGTTATTTTTGGAGGAATGACAGCTACGAGCTGGGTTCAAATTGTAAAGGCTGTACTACTTATGGCTGGTACATTTATTATTTCTGTTATTGTTTTTTCAAAATTTAATTTCAGTGTGACTGAAATGTTCGCTCAAATGAAAACAGCTACGCCGTTAAAAGATTCGTTTTTAAATCCAGGAGTAAAGTATAAAGATGGTCTTGATACGCTTTCTTTAAATTTAGGACTAGTCCTGGGTACTGCAGGATTACCACATATTCTTGTTCGCTTTTTTACAGTACGTGATGCAAAAACAGCACGTCAATCTGTTGTATACGCTACGTGGTTAATTGGTGCATTTTATATTATGACAATTTTCTTAGGGTTTGGAGCAGCGGCGTTTGTAGGAAATGAGGCGATTATTAAAGCAAACCCTGCTGGTAATATGGCAGCACCTTTATTAGCTAAAGCGTTAGGTGGAGATTTCTTATTTGCTTTCGTATCAGCCATTGCCTTTGCAACAATTTTAGCTGTAGTGGCAGGACTTGTATTAACAGCAGCATCAGCATTCGCACATGATTTTTATAATGAGATTCTTCGTAAAGGAAAATCAACGGAAAAAGAGCAAGTATCCATGGCTCGTTATGCGTCTATTGGAGTAGCGGTATTGTCTATTATACTAGCGTTATTTGCCCAAACATTAAATGTAGCATTTTTAGTTTCGTTAGCATTTGCAGTTGCAGCGAGTGCAAATCTACCAGTTATATTATTCACAATATATTGGAAACGCTTCAATACAACAGGTGCCATCTCTGGTATGATTGTTGGTCTTGTATCAGCTATTGTTCTTGTAGCGTTAAGTCCAAATGTTTGGAACCCTGTAGCTGGAAAAGCTATATTTGTTGGGGAAGCGATATTCCCATATACGACACCTGGAATTATTTCGATCCCGCTCGGATTCCTGGCAGCATATTTAGGAACCGTTTTATCTAGTAAGAAAGAAGATGAAGCGAAATTTGATGAAATTCTTGTGAAATCTAATACTGGTCATGGTATTAGCGATGCATCCTCGCATTAA
- a CDS encoding aspartate aminotransferase family protein, translated as MKTKQTDELLAKDEQYVWHGMRPFSPNSTMVGAKAEGCWVEDIQGKRYLDGMSGLWCVNSGYGRKELAEAAYKQLQTLSYFPMSQSHEPAIKLAEKLNEWLGGEYVIFFSNSGSEANETAFKIARQYYAQKGEPHRYKFMSRYRGYHGNTMATMAATGQAQRRYQYEPFASGFLHVTPPDCYRMPGIERENIYDVECVKEVDRVMTWELSETIAAFIMEPIITGGGILMPPQDYMKAVHETCQKHGALLISDEVICGFGRTGKAFGFMNYDVKPDIITMAKGITSAYLPLSATAVKKEIYEAFKGKGEYEFFRHINTFGGNPAACALALKNLEIMENENLIERSAQMGSLLLEQLKEEIGEHRLVGDIRGKGLLVGIELVNDKETKEPIDNDKIASVVNACKEKGLIIGRNGMTTAGYNNVLTLAPPLVISSVEIAFVVGTLKTAMERI; from the coding sequence ATGAAAACGAAACAGACTGATGAGTTATTAGCAAAAGACGAGCAATATGTTTGGCACGGAATGCGTCCCTTTAGTCCAAATAGTACAATGGTAGGGGCAAAAGCAGAAGGGTGCTGGGTTGAAGATATACAGGGGAAAAGATATTTAGATGGAATGAGTGGTCTTTGGTGTGTGAATAGTGGATATGGAAGAAAAGAACTCGCAGAGGCGGCATATAAGCAATTACAAACATTATCATACTTTCCGATGTCACAATCGCATGAACCGGCTATAAAGCTTGCAGAAAAATTAAATGAGTGGCTTGGAGGAGAGTATGTTATTTTCTTCTCTAATAGTGGTTCGGAAGCGAACGAAACAGCTTTTAAAATAGCAAGGCAATACTATGCGCAAAAAGGTGAACCACATCGTTATAAATTTATGTCACGTTACCGCGGGTATCATGGAAATACAATGGCAACGATGGCAGCGACGGGACAAGCACAGCGTAGATATCAATATGAGCCATTTGCTTCAGGATTTTTACATGTAACGCCGCCAGATTGTTATCGTATGCCTGGAATAGAAAGAGAGAACATTTATGATGTGGAATGTGTAAAAGAAGTAGACCGTGTCATGACATGGGAATTAAGTGAAACGATTGCAGCTTTTATTATGGAACCAATTATTACGGGCGGGGGCATTTTAATGCCGCCACAAGACTATATGAAAGCTGTTCATGAAACGTGTCAAAAACACGGTGCACTACTTATTAGTGATGAAGTGATTTGCGGTTTCGGACGTACAGGAAAAGCATTTGGATTTATGAATTATGATGTGAAGCCAGATATTATTACAATGGCAAAAGGGATTACAAGCGCATATTTACCGTTATCAGCGACAGCTGTGAAAAAAGAAATATATGAAGCATTTAAAGGCAAGGGAGAATATGAATTCTTCCGTCATATTAATACTTTTGGTGGGAACCCAGCAGCTTGTGCATTAGCACTTAAAAACTTAGAGATTATGGAAAATGAAAATTTAATTGAGCGATCTGCACAAATGGGCTCGCTTTTATTAGAGCAATTAAAAGAAGAAATTGGAGAGCATCGACTTGTTGGGGATATTAGAGGAAAAGGTCTACTAGTTGGAATTGAACTAGTAAACGATAAAGAGACGAAAGAGCCAATTGATAATGATAAAATCGCAAGTGTTGTAAATGCTTGTAAAGAAAAAGGGTTAATTATAGGACGAAACGGTATGACAACAGCAGGATATAATAACGTCTTAACATTAGCGCCGCCTCTTGTTATTTCAAGTGTAGAGATTGCTTTCGTTGTTGGAACGTTGAAGACAGCGATGGAGCGCATTTAA
- a CDS encoding DUF3986 family protein, translating into MTKYDPSQHYQIGYYEDGYDLELTAYKRIHELIWDAYIPRYEVDDFYKKVEEMKLGEYIDDYGIMVYSFRNDIDDEEARIIFEKWLKKNGIV; encoded by the coding sequence ATGACAAAATATGATCCTAGTCAACATTATCAAATCGGATATTATGAAGATGGATATGATTTGGAACTGACAGCGTACAAAAGAATACATGAACTAATTTGGGATGCTTATATTCCTCGCTATGAGGTAGACGATTTTTATAAGAAAGTGGAGGAAATGAAGTTAGGTGAATATATAGATGATTATGGCATTATGGTGTATTCATTTCGTAATGATATTGATGATGAAGAAGCACGAATTATTTTTGAAAAATGGTTAAAAAAGAACGGGATTGTTTAA
- a CDS encoding cation:proton antiporter, translating into MEFEFFFQIALILLSTKLAGDLSVRLGQPSVLGKLIVGIVIGPAVLGWIENSELLTQLSNVGVILLMFMAGLETDLEELNANRNSSLAVALGGIILPFVGGYVSGLVMGMEQGNAVFLGLLLCATSVSISVQTLRDLGKMKTRESTTMLGAAVFDDILVVILLAFAMSFLGTDDVNLTMVILKKVVFFASIILIGWKGVPAIMRWLSPLRVSESIVSAALIICFSFAYFGELLGIAGIIGAFAAGIAISQTNYKHEVEKKVEPIAYAMFVPVFFVSIGMNITFDGIGNQIWFILALTIIAVLTKLIGCGFGARMTGFDAKSSAIIGAGMVSRGEVALIIAGTGLSSGLLAQDYFTAIVIVVILTTMITPPMLKYTFGAKDKAMKASK; encoded by the coding sequence ATGGAATTCGAATTTTTCTTTCAAATTGCACTTATTTTATTAAGTACAAAGCTTGCTGGTGATCTTAGTGTTAGATTAGGTCAACCTTCTGTACTAGGTAAATTAATTGTCGGTATCGTTATCGGTCCAGCTGTATTAGGTTGGATTGAAAATTCAGAGCTTTTAACACAATTAAGTAATGTCGGTGTTATTCTTTTAATGTTTATGGCAGGACTTGAAACAGACTTAGAAGAATTAAACGCAAATCGTAATTCTTCTTTAGCTGTTGCACTTGGAGGTATTATTCTTCCATTCGTAGGTGGTTATGTTTCTGGTCTTGTTATGGGAATGGAACAAGGAAATGCTGTATTTTTAGGATTACTTCTATGTGCGACAAGTGTTAGTATTTCCGTACAAACACTTCGCGATTTAGGAAAGATGAAAACACGTGAAAGTACAACGATGCTTGGTGCTGCTGTATTTGATGACATTCTTGTTGTTATTTTATTAGCATTTGCAATGAGCTTCTTAGGTACAGACGATGTTAACTTAACAATGGTTATCTTGAAGAAAGTTGTATTCTTCGCTTCTATTATTTTAATCGGATGGAAAGGTGTTCCTGCGATCATGCGCTGGTTATCACCACTACGCGTATCTGAGTCTATCGTGAGTGCGGCTCTTATCATCTGTTTCTCATTCGCATATTTCGGCGAACTATTAGGAATTGCTGGTATTATTGGTGCTTTCGCAGCTGGTATCGCTATTTCTCAAACGAACTACAAACATGAAGTAGAAAAGAAAGTAGAACCAATTGCTTACGCTATGTTCGTTCCCGTGTTCTTCGTAAGTATCGGTATGAATATTACATTTGACGGTATTGGCAATCAAATTTGGTTCATCTTAGCATTAACAATAATCGCTGTATTAACGAAACTAATTGGTTGTGGATTTGGAGCACGAATGACTGGATTTGACGCTAAGTCTTCTGCAATTATCGGTGCTGGAATGGTTTCTCGTGGTGAAGTTGCACTTATCATCGCAGGAACAGGACTTTCTTCAGGTCTACTAGCACAAGATTACTTTACAGCTATCGTTATTGTCGTTATTTTAACTACAATGATTACACCACCAATGTTAAAATACACTTTTGGTGCAAAAGATAAAGCAATGAAAGCAAGTAAATAA
- a CDS encoding ribonuclease J, with product MKSLKNNLSIVALGGVNEIGKNMYAIQYENDIVVIDCGSKFPDESLLGIDLIIPDITYLQENKEKIRGLVVTHGHEDHIGGIPYFLKQLNVPIYATKLTLGLIEIKLKEHNLQDDTALIVIHSESEIDFASIKTTFFKTNHSIPDCLGIAFHTPEGTVVHTGDFKFDLTPVNNQHPDIHKMAKIGSEGVLALLSESTNAERPGFTPSERSVGERIEEIFMKANRKVIISTFASNVNRVQQIVEACIRTNRKLALLGRSMVNVVEVALEKGYLHIPDGMLIEASEVNRLDPMQVAILCTGSQGEPMAALARLASGNYRQVDVLPEDTVIIAATPIPGNERNVSRIIDNLFALGAKVIYGSGSSTGVHVSGHAYQEELKLMLTLMKPKYFIPIHGEFRMLHHHSLLAESIGVEKENIFIVRNGDVVDISNEVAIQSRKIQAGNIYVDGLGIGDVGNALLRDRKQLSEDGMLVIVITFNKVDGEIISGPDIISRGFVYVRDSEEFLKELNKLAVSTINNLKKEKVNSWGILKREVREALGKYIYTNTKRKPMILPIIIEV from the coding sequence TTGAAGTCATTAAAAAACAACTTGTCTATTGTTGCTTTAGGTGGAGTAAATGAAATAGGGAAAAATATGTATGCTATTCAATATGAAAATGATATTGTCGTTATTGATTGTGGATCTAAATTTCCAGATGAAAGTTTATTAGGAATTGATTTAATAATTCCAGACATCACATACTTGCAAGAGAATAAAGAAAAAATTCGCGGGTTAGTAGTGACACATGGGCATGAGGACCATATTGGCGGAATACCATATTTTTTAAAACAACTAAACGTACCAATCTATGCGACAAAGTTAACACTGGGTTTAATTGAAATTAAATTAAAGGAACATAATCTTCAAGATGATACAGCATTAATCGTTATTCATTCAGAATCAGAAATTGATTTTGCTTCTATTAAGACGACTTTTTTTAAAACGAATCATAGTATTCCAGATTGTCTCGGTATTGCTTTCCATACACCAGAAGGTACTGTAGTACATACAGGTGATTTTAAATTTGATTTAACACCAGTAAATAATCAACATCCTGATATTCATAAAATGGCTAAAATAGGTAGTGAAGGTGTGCTAGCTTTACTATCTGAAAGTACAAATGCAGAACGACCAGGCTTTACTCCATCAGAGAGATCGGTAGGGGAACGGATAGAGGAAATATTTATGAAAGCAAATCGAAAAGTAATTATTTCTACATTTGCTTCTAATGTGAATCGTGTTCAGCAAATAGTTGAAGCTTGTATAAGAACAAATCGAAAACTGGCTTTGCTCGGTAGAAGTATGGTAAATGTAGTAGAAGTTGCTCTAGAGAAAGGGTATTTACATATTCCAGACGGTATGTTAATTGAAGCGAGTGAGGTAAATCGTTTAGATCCAATGCAGGTCGCAATACTTTGTACAGGAAGCCAAGGAGAACCAATGGCAGCTTTAGCGCGTTTAGCAAGTGGAAACTATAGACAAGTTGATGTATTACCAGAAGATACGGTTATTATAGCCGCGACTCCTATTCCAGGAAATGAACGTAACGTTTCGAGAATTATTGATAATCTATTTGCTTTAGGAGCCAAAGTGATTTATGGATCCGGTAGTTCTACTGGAGTCCATGTATCTGGTCATGCGTATCAAGAAGAACTGAAATTAATGCTCACATTAATGAAGCCGAAATATTTTATTCCCATTCATGGAGAGTTCAGAATGCTACATCACCATAGTTTATTAGCAGAATCAATTGGTGTTGAAAAAGAAAATATATTTATCGTTCGTAATGGGGATGTTGTAGATATAAGTAACGAAGTGGCAATTCAATCTAGAAAAATACAGGCAGGAAATATATATGTAGATGGATTAGGAATTGGTGATGTTGGAAATGCCTTATTACGTGATCGTAAACAACTTTCAGAAGATGGAATGCTCGTAATAGTTATTACTTTTAATAAAGTGGATGGAGAAATAATTTCAGGTCCTGATATTATTTCTCGTGGATTTGTATATGTTCGTGATTCAGAAGAATTTTTGAAGGAATTAAATAAATTAGCTGTTAGTACGATTAATAATTTAAAGAAAGAGAAAGTGAATAGCTGGGGTATTTTGAAAAGAGAAGTAAGAGAAGCTTTAGGGAAGTATATATATACGAATACGAAAAGAAAGCCGATGATTCTTCCTATAATAATAGAGGTTTAA
- a CDS encoding MerR family transcriptional regulator produces MLLNKRFTIGEMAKMHNIAESTLRYYDEKGIFHPSIVDPQTNYRYYTIDQFSLLDTIKFLRQLNIPLKEIKKYIDERNPAYALNLLEKQQEMMLKKQREIEYALAKMEHRIHLIKEATKAKAEQMVIKEIPQRKITAIAVAPNTTDDMFEYYIHSLQKNMRQMDDSLFSGDIGVTVAKKGLMQKEFQAYSSVFILLDYMPYEVHNSDEIKEGLYACSYHHGPYEETDATYKELLAYIDQEGYEVSGDAIEIALIDWSVTENPDEQVTEIQIPIMKKQSNKL; encoded by the coding sequence ATGTTATTAAATAAACGCTTTACAATTGGAGAAATGGCAAAAATGCATAATATAGCGGAATCTACTTTACGTTATTATGATGAAAAAGGAATTTTTCATCCGTCCATTGTGGACCCGCAAACGAATTATCGCTATTACACAATCGATCAGTTCTCACTATTAGATACGATTAAATTTTTACGTCAATTAAATATTCCATTAAAGGAAATTAAGAAATATATTGATGAAAGAAACCCAGCATACGCACTCAATTTACTGGAAAAACAACAAGAAATGATGTTAAAAAAACAAAGAGAGATTGAGTATGCTTTGGCGAAAATGGAGCATAGAATTCATTTAATTAAGGAAGCAACAAAAGCGAAAGCTGAACAAATGGTAATTAAAGAGATACCACAGCGGAAAATTACAGCAATCGCAGTTGCCCCAAATACGACGGATGATATGTTTGAGTACTATATTCATTCGTTGCAAAAAAATATGAGGCAAATGGATGATAGCTTATTTTCTGGAGATATCGGTGTAACCGTTGCAAAAAAAGGATTAATGCAAAAGGAGTTTCAAGCGTATAGTAGCGTGTTTATTCTTTTGGATTATATGCCGTATGAAGTGCATAATTCAGATGAGATTAAGGAAGGTTTATATGCTTGTTCTTATCATCATGGACCTTATGAAGAAACAGATGCAACGTACAAGGAATTACTTGCATACATTGATCAAGAAGGATACGAAGTAAGTGGAGATGCGATTGAGATTGCATTAATTGATTGGTCTGTAACAGAAAATCCAGATGAGCAAGTAACGGAAATTCAAATTCCTATAATGAAAAAACAAAGCAATAAGTTGTAG
- a CDS encoding MATE family efflux transporter has protein sequence MEVTEKLREKPIKSLFISYLIPAVLGMVLMSVNIVIDAVMISRGVGANGLAGVNVAIPAFSIFFSISLWIGMGGATLYSIALGENKIERARSIFTQSMTVAVIIVGILAAICLWRIEDLAYLFGANEVILPYALDYLHVLLTFGMIYVLENILSTFIRNDGNPNLAMAGLVVTAVLNIMFDYIFIFIFGWGVTGAASATILSAAIGFLVLLTHFFRKSSILKWTKFHFEWDTIKQIMIIGFPSFITESTVAIVTIGFNIAFVQYAGEVGVASYAMVNSIHAMTLLLFFGVGAALQPIASFHYGANLSERLREGLQFAVKIAVVLGGVAIIVGLFFGKYIIGLFDVQSPELLELTLTGISLFFIQYVFLGYNIVYGEYFQSVRQTKKSALIIMSRGLLFVIPLLWIMPKLFGINGIWLVMPVAEVITAIILFTMNRMKHPVPLNMAGEKEVI, from the coding sequence ATGGAAGTAACAGAAAAATTAAGAGAAAAACCAATTAAAAGTTTATTTATTTCTTATTTAATACCAGCTGTTCTCGGGATGGTATTAATGTCAGTTAATATTGTAATTGACGCGGTTATGATTAGTAGGGGAGTTGGAGCAAACGGTTTAGCAGGAGTAAACGTCGCTATTCCAGCGTTTTCAATTTTCTTCTCTATTTCATTATGGATTGGAATGGGCGGGGCAACGTTATATTCTATTGCACTAGGTGAAAATAAAATAGAAAGAGCAAGGTCTATTTTTACTCAATCTATGACGGTAGCAGTAATTATCGTAGGTATTTTAGCAGCGATTTGTTTATGGAGAATAGAAGATTTAGCATACTTATTCGGTGCGAATGAAGTGATTTTACCGTATGCGTTAGACTATTTACACGTGTTATTAACATTTGGGATGATATACGTTTTAGAAAATATTTTAAGTACATTTATACGAAATGATGGAAATCCTAATTTAGCAATGGCAGGTCTTGTTGTAACGGCTGTATTAAACATAATGTTTGACTATATCTTTATTTTTATTTTTGGATGGGGCGTAACAGGTGCTGCTTCAGCAACTATTCTTTCGGCAGCGATTGGTTTCCTTGTATTATTAACTCATTTCTTTAGAAAAAGTAGTATTTTAAAGTGGACGAAATTCCATTTTGAATGGGATACGATTAAACAAATTATGATAATAGGTTTTCCGAGCTTTATAACAGAAAGTACGGTGGCAATCGTGACGATTGGTTTTAATATAGCATTCGTCCAATATGCAGGAGAAGTAGGAGTAGCTTCCTATGCGATGGTCAATAGCATTCATGCGATGACATTACTATTATTCTTCGGTGTAGGTGCTGCATTGCAACCAATTGCTAGTTTCCATTACGGTGCAAATTTATCAGAAAGATTGCGTGAAGGATTACAGTTTGCTGTGAAAATTGCAGTTGTACTTGGGGGCGTTGCGATAATTGTCGGATTATTCTTCGGGAAATATATTATTGGTCTATTTGATGTCCAATCTCCAGAATTATTGGAGTTAACATTAACAGGTATTAGTTTGTTCTTTATCCAATACGTATTTTTAGGCTATAACATTGTGTATGGAGAGTACTTCCAATCAGTGCGACAAACGAAAAAATCCGCGCTTATTATAATGAGCCGAGGGTTACTATTTGTTATTCCATTGTTATGGATTATGCCAAAGTTATTTGGAATAAACGGAATTTGGCTCGTTATGCCAGTAGCGGAAGTAATAACAGCGATTATCCTATTTACGATGAATCGTATGAAACATCCTGTTCCATTAAACATGGCGGGAGAGAAGGAAGTAATATAA
- a CDS encoding DUF421 domain-containing protein yields MLLFLCNVSFFFILFLLSLKMLGKSALAQLTPHDFGAIIFLSYLAFQAIPVSGALQAFLGMVVITCLHLILTKLSLFNKLNRFILGHPIILIKHGDIIFENLQKSRYPIAELLSNLRVAGYPSVHEIEYAILEANGAISILPKRELVPLTPKDLNIDVKYAGLPIALIVDSQIQYDNLKLIHKDKQWLYKELKEKGITNIKNVAFASVQEIDGSFAISLKE; encoded by the coding sequence TTGCTTCTCTTTTTATGTAACGTATCATTCTTTTTTATCTTATTTTTATTATCACTTAAGATGCTCGGTAAATCTGCTTTAGCACAACTAACTCCTCATGATTTTGGTGCTATTATCTTTTTATCTTATTTAGCTTTTCAAGCCATACCAGTCTCTGGTGCTTTGCAAGCTTTTCTTGGTATGGTCGTTATTACATGTTTGCATTTAATCCTTACAAAATTAAGCCTATTCAACAAACTAAATCGTTTTATTCTTGGACACCCTATCATTTTAATTAAACATGGTGACATTATTTTTGAGAACCTACAAAAAAGTAGATATCCCATTGCTGAACTACTTTCTAACCTTCGCGTTGCAGGATACCCGAGTGTTCACGAAATTGAATATGCTATTTTAGAAGCAAATGGAGCCATTAGTATTTTGCCAAAGCGTGAACTTGTACCATTAACTCCAAAAGATTTGAACATAGATGTTAAATATGCTGGATTACCAATTGCCCTTATCGTTGATTCACAAATTCAATACGATAACTTAAAGTTAATTCATAAGGACAAACAGTGGTTATATAAAGAGTTAAAAGAAAAAGGAATTACAAATATTAAAAACGTTGCCTTTGCTTCTGTTCAAGAAATAGATGGATCTTTTGCAATTAGTTTAAAAGAATAG
- a CDS encoding YdcF family protein — protein sequence MKKKKIIKYIIAIIMVCAVYAGFLQYNIYKHGHMNATYDADYIIVLGSKVNGTKPSYSLQYRIDKAAEYLKSHEKTIAIVSGGKGKGEDISEALAMKNGLMKLKIAEDRIIMEDKSTSTDENIKYSKPLIPDNMKKGMIVTNDFHMFRAKKIAAKQGLQLEGLSAETPRRIVISSNIREYLAITQYWFMNRI from the coding sequence ATGAAAAAGAAGAAAATAATTAAATATATTATAGCAATCATAATGGTTTGCGCTGTTTATGCGGGATTTTTACAATATAACATTTATAAGCATGGGCATATGAATGCCACCTACGATGCGGATTATATAATTGTGTTAGGCTCGAAAGTAAACGGGACGAAACCATCTTACTCATTGCAATATCGTATTGATAAAGCAGCTGAGTATTTAAAATCACATGAGAAAACAATCGCTATTGTGTCTGGAGGGAAAGGAAAAGGAGAAGATATTTCAGAAGCATTAGCAATGAAAAATGGATTAATGAAACTAAAAATTGCAGAAGACCGCATTATAATGGAAGATAAGTCAACGAGTACAGATGAGAATATTAAATACTCAAAACCTTTAATTCCGGACAATATGAAAAAAGGAATGATCGTAACAAACGATTTCCATATGTTTAGAGCGAAAAAAATAGCAGCAAAACAAGGTTTACAATTAGAAGGGCTATCAGCCGAAACGCCGAGGCGAATTGTCATTTCATCGAATATACGAGAGTATTTAGCCATTACGCAATATTGGTTTATGAATCGAATATAG
- a CDS encoding DUF4870 domain-containing protein, with protein sequence MKGNNILSSLCYFSIFFAPFLLPIIVYFVAEDEVKYHAKKAFWSHIFPYAILFGGLAISGIYGLGFNQSDGAGIGMMITYAVFILVGIYYFIWNIVKGIKVLKTA encoded by the coding sequence ATGAAAGGAAATAATATATTATCTTCACTATGTTACTTTAGTATCTTTTTTGCACCATTTTTACTACCAATTATCGTGTACTTCGTTGCAGAGGATGAAGTGAAATACCACGCGAAAAAAGCATTTTGGTCACATATTTTCCCGTACGCAATTTTATTCGGAGGATTAGCGATATCAGGAATATACGGTTTAGGATTCAATCAATCTGACGGTGCTGGAATTGGAATGATGATCACATATGCAGTGTTCATTCTTGTAGGAATTTACTACTTCATTTGGAATATCGTAAAAGGTATTAAAGTTTTGAAAACGGCGTAA